The Tachyglossus aculeatus isolate mTacAcu1 chromosome 12, mTacAcu1.pri, whole genome shotgun sequence genome contains the following window.
ccatgtgggacagggactgcatccaatgcaatttgcttggatctaccccagtgcctggcacatagtaagtgcttaactaccattatcatcatcacaactCCCTCAGCATCCCTGCCTGGCGAGGCCATCCACCACTGCTGTGCCGAAGCAGCCAACACCCCACGACTTCCCATTTTGGCCAGCACGGATACACACTACTGAAAGGCAGTTCCCACCCGCTCCTCAAACCTCAAGCCAACTCTCCGGAATCTCCAAAGGATCCGAGGCAAGGCATATAACTAAGATATATGAGTGGTATACTAGGCAGAGGCCAGAGGCCAGGGATTGGTTTAGTTAGCCATTCCTACACCACTGGGAAAGCAACACAATCAGGGGTGGCTTCATCTAAGAAGGACCTTCACTGGTGTGGGAAAAGAAGACGTGCAAGTGAAATGTATTGCCAATTTCTATTACATCTCGTTTTGAAATAAGACTTTTGCAATACAAACATCAACACTCATGTGGACCACCAGACCACTAATCTCTGTTTGCCAAATATTAGATAAACAATGTTCTAAGAATTTTAAGTTGGCCTGCCAGAATCCAtccaggaagaaaaaaatgaatttacaAAATATAGGCAGATGACCACTGAAGTTGTCTCCTAAATACAAGAGAAACATGCCTTTCATTGTTAAACATACCCTTCCCGCCACCAGAATGGTAGAAAAAGAGATGAAAAACTTTGGGATGGTGCTACCAGTTGTCCTTAAATACTTCTAAGTCTTCTGATAAGTTTATTTCACTGATAAAATAAACAAATCACCGGGAAAACCGCAAGACACTGAGTGCATCTGGTAAAGACATTTCATTCTTGCTCACCTTGTGATTCTTTCCTTAAAACTGGAACTTCTTTTTTAATGTGGGGAGTGGCACAACACTAGAACTATTCAACATTTCACCCCCATCCGAGTAAGGATATGGTATTATACAAAAATAGGGTTCTTTACAGCATGGGTCTTGGGTGCCAGTGACacaagaggagcaaagtctggCTCAAAGAATTATAGGGTGGATATAGAACAACTGTCTAGGTGTTTCCTCAAATATTTAACAGAGCACAtcaggaaaaaaggaggaagaaaatgggaaTGCTTGAAGTTGTATTATTTCCTTTATAAACTTCATTCTGAATGTATTTTATTACCTTAAAATAGACAAGAAAAAGTCTACTCTTCAGAAACGTAGCAGAGTTATATACTAAAGGTAAGATGTCGAGACATTATTCTCCAGGCAGTATTGGTTATATATTTGGTACATACATTTATCACAGTACACTCATTTATCACAACCCTGTAATAAAATTACAGTACTGAAGCAAAGTCCAAAGCAACTACTTCTTGTTTAATTTAGAACCACCTTTTTAAAGGCATATTAGAAGCCTCTTCCTTgttttttacacacacacacacacacacacacacacacacacacacacacacacacacacacacacacacacacaccaccccaccccccacccccactcccccagcaGCAGGGAAAAGGCAGAAAGCCTTCCTATGGTAAATAAGTCATGTCTTCTTATGAATCTTAGAAGTTATAAATACACCACTGAAATAGTTCATTTATAACATGAATAAGGAAACATGATTATCCACTTAGCCACTTTAGACGTGGTGAGTCTTACAGGAGGCTCATCAGTTCAGGAAGTGATTTGTTTCTCTGTGAAAACCACAACTCATACAATTACCTCAGACAAACTGGCTTGTGGGTACAGGCCTTTGGGTTCACATTTTTAATCTGCTTTCTAAAAATAGATAAAAATCTATCATTTAAACAGTCTGAAAAAAGAAGTCAGTACCAGAAAGATAGCTCCAAAATTTCGGCCATCTATTTTAAGGAACAAGTTCTTCAACAACTAAGAAGTCAGTGCCAGATACAAATGAGTAAATTATGAAACCTACAATACAAAATAGAGAGTGTTTGTTGAACAccgggaccaagcactgaaaaaaaaaacccaccatatTCTACACCAGTAGAAAAATCTAATCTAATTTTCAGATCTGAGTAGGGTTGACAGAACTGTTTCAAGTACTGTAACTACCAAATCAGAAAGTGAAGTACGGGTTTTCCCCTTGAAAAGCTAGTTTCTAATCTGAGTTCCTTAGGGCTCCTGGAGGTCTGTGGTTCTCTGGGGGgaagtccccccccaccccggcccctcaAATGAACTTTCAATTTAGAATAAATCACCAAAGCCAGATTTCTACTCCTGAGTTCACTGGTACCCAAGGGGACAACAGAGCACAGATTTCCACTGTCCAGCAAGGATTCATCAGGGTTCCTCTTGATATAAAAGACTAGTAGTGACACACCAATAACCCATACCAACccctcaaaaaaagaaaaaacaaaggaaACCAATCAAGCAAGCATTTCATTATTAAAGAGACAATACTAAGACAAGCATTACATTATAACATCATTTCCCCAGCCATGATATAAATAATATGAGAGATGTTAACTCACCTTGACACGTTTTCTGGAATGTATTCTAGAACTGGATACCCCTCGTTTCTTCTGGATGACAAGTCTGTGTGTGATTTCCATGACTCGACTAATGTATTGACCGGAGGAAATGAGCTCAAGTGCTGAAAGGATTGATCTCTAGTAACAGGTCGCGATAAGGATATTGTGCCTTGAGCTCCAATCCTGTAGTGAAATGACTGTCCACCTGAATTCACACCAACAATGGCGGACGAAGGCATACCGTTCTCTTggtaataactgccatcatcaagCTCTTGCTTAATTCCCATGGGTAGGCCTGGATTTGGAAACCCACCGCCTTCACAGTTGCCATCAAATGATGAAACGGGTGGTCCCAAAATCCCTGACAGAGAGTAATAGTCTTTGTCATCCATGAAGGAAAAATACGAACCATCCATAAATGGAAATGGATTGATGGTTTGGTTTCCTTTAAAAGGTGTACCCGAACACGAATGTTTAGTGGATTCTTGTTTTATTGGTACTGAGAAAGGGGAATCGGAGTTGATTTTAGTATTTCCCCCAAGACAGGAGCTACTGAAAGCGCCATCTGGTTCTGGTTTGATATACTGAACGAGGTTAAGCTGACCGGCCACACCGCTGTTGGAGACATCACTGTCTATGTCCTCAGTTTTAGGAAACGTGACTTCTTGAGCACCTTTTTCATTTGTCTCGGGACTAGGAACAGCATCCAGAGTCGTGCTAGATCCAGCAGGCGTGCCAGAAGCCGGGAAGCTTAAGGCATTGTTAGCCGGACTACAGAGAGAAGATCCCACAGTACTAACCGCTGGACTAGAAAGAGTGGACCGATTATTTGTATTggaagggctggagagagagCACCTCGAGTTGTTGATGTTGGCGGGACTGGATACGGAGGATCGCATAGTGATATTATTGGGACTGGAGACGGGAGATTTCACACTGCAATGACTAGGAGGGCTTGAAATCGGGGACTTCATGCTACTTATCGGGCTAGAAAGAGGAGAGCCCACGTTGCTAGCGTGAGCTGGGCTGTGTGAGATGGAGCCCTTGTTCTCAACGTTAGGCGAGCAGTGCAGAGGAGTTCCTTGGCTAACAGGGCTGTGCACGGTGAAACTGCCATAGCTAGCAGTGGTGGAGGACACGGAGTTGATTCCAGCAGGACTGCAAACTGAAGACGTCATGTTCTGAGGGCTGCAAACCGCAGGATTTTTCTCAGGACACGTTATAGGGCTTTTAACCATAGGGCGCAGACCTCCGCCGTTCACAGAGTTTCCGGGGTCAGACAGAAATGATCTCAGGGGTCTGTTCGAACTGTTTAAAGCAGAAGGACGATGACCATTTTCCTTATAAAATTTGACCAGCTGCTCAACGTTCTGATAAATCTTTGACGGACTTATACTTCCTTGCTGATTATGCTGGTCGTAGGCATAATCGGCGTCTCTTATGGAATCCATATATAAACCCATTGACTCGGCTACTGTTGCCGAAAGTTCTTTAGATTCCAGCTCGGTTTTGATATCAGAAGTTAAAATCCCAGGCGGGTTATTGTCTTGCTGTAGGCAGGGGAGTAGTTCATGTTTTTCTTTGCCGTTTCCTTGAGTACTGTTGTTTGGAAAAGCACCGGAAACACAGCTTACATTTACAATCTCCATATAGTTACTTTCATCGGTCCTCTCTCCCGAGCCCACGGAAGAATGCTCCACAGACTGAGAAACTTCACCCCACCGTCTTTCCATATCTAGGCCTTCTGAGAAAGTGTGGTATCCTTTGGTCTCCATACCTAGCAAATAAATTAAAGAGAAACAAATGAAAACCGGTAATGAACGGGACAGTGACAAACCAAGTTAGGAATTCTAAAATCGCATATGCTGTATGCCTGGCTTCGATCACATTTCTGTTATTATGCTTCTTTTTAGTGTTACTGCTGGCAGCAACGTTTACTACACAACCTACTTGGACTGAAGGGTCCAACAATTCTAAAGAGAAGCAATAGGGTTTTCAATAACATGAAAAACAacatccatttaaaaaaaaaaggtatgatCATTCAACTAGATAAGAGAAACCGTGTAATTGCCTGAAAAACAAAGTTCATCTCCATGAACTGATCAAAATTGGGGTCAAGATCAAATGTTAAACAGCTACAATCAAGACGGCTTTGAAAAAGAATCTTTTTAAAACAAGATGAGTCTAATGGGCACAAATAGATTTTCTTGAATGTCTTTAATAGGGAAATGAATTTAGCATCAGTGATTACTCTGAATTCAGTATAAATTTGAGGAAGGCATCTAAAAGTTTAGGCATAAGAGTAAAATCTACATTTTCACAAATGATTAAACTCTATCAACATTTATTCAGCTGCTATTTGGAAGTAATTTttggaaggggggaaaagaaaaaaaagacagtcAGGAAGCAAGTCTCTGGGCAACCTGATATAACCCAGATCAGCTGGTACAAAAAGTAAAAAAGTGGGCAATTACTATATGAAAAAAACTCCTGGATGGCATTGCTAAACGCAAGCATTAAAACATGAAATCCCATTGGGTAATTCTTTAACAATGACTAATACTGTGAAAAGACTGAAATCATTGAAAGGTTCACCTGATTTATCTACATCCAAATATGCTCTTAATTCACTGTTCAGACATGGATGTTATTAAAACTAGTTTTTATGAATAGGGATTTATAAATCCcaaaatacaaagaaaaaaaagagggtcCCGAAACTATCCCAGCCCTAAATTGCAAAACATTAAAATAGCAGACATGACGTAGCTATAAGCATACAGGAAGGGTGAAGAAGCAAGTTGGGACACTGAATAATTTGGTGAAAAAAAGAGGGCTCCTAAATAAAAGAATTTTTTCCGAATCCTATCAATCAGAAAGGTaattttcattgattttttttaaaaaaactttgaaTAGCTATTTAATTTTCAACTTCACTTTGTTTATGTAGCCACAAATATGGAATGGGCTTCCTTCCccgctcccccttcctcctccccccgcccccagcgccaAACCTGAACTTGACTCGTGGCATATACCATTTCACATTTATTTTCCAAATACATTAAAGACCACAAATGAACCCATGCAGTTTAAAAGGCACTAATCAGAAGGCCTGAAGTTGTTTCAATTGATCTTTTAATTCTAAGAAAATGAATATTCAGAATGCGGGGATGAGTTGTGAGAGCAACTGGAaaagtctccccctctcccatacCTATTTAGAATTGAAGGTTTAAAGAAATGAACCTGCGCAGGAcatatcacctgtctacatgttttgtttcgttgtctgtctcccccttctagactgtgagccagttgttgggtagggaccgtctctgtatgttgccagcttgtacttcccaagcacttagtacagtgctctgcacacagtaagcgctcaataaatacggctgaatgaatatcCAGTACAAGCACATGAAATGCACGATCCACTCAGGGGAAGGCAATCTCTATTGCTtttgactatttttttttaaaagagtgaACTCAGTACATATacttggcaagtgcttaataattgctggttgatgataatgatgcagaTAATGCTAGCATATTGCTAATGTCTGAAGGGACGGAGGAAGTCCTTCTGTCACTCATCAGTAACATCTACCAGATGTGGATATAAAGATCTACTACTTCGAATGTTAGCTCACAGGCAGTAGTCTTAGAGGCATTGCTGAAAGCTTCACATCCCAGGTCTGTTCAGTAGCCTAGGAGTGGGGAACAGTGAGGGAGATGGTAAGAGGGGACTTCACATAAAACCTATCACGGTACAGATACAATTGatctaaagggaaaaaaatgtctAATTATATTTTTCCTTATTTCTTTATTAGAGATTTGCTtaaaacattaaaaaacaaatctGCACTGCCGCAgtatgtactctctcaaaccaTTAAAGAAGTCAGAACGTGTGACTGAAGAAGAATGAGCGATTTATAACCACATTTTATATCGGATCTCAATCCCTGGCATACAAGTATCTCTCACGCCCTATCCTGTGAACTAGAATTAGCGAGCTTCCCCCGTTTcatcaccgagaagttaaattacttgtccaaggtcaatcaGTAAGTCAGTGGTTGAGCCAGTTAGAACTGAAAATACCTGCTTCTTGCTCCTGGACTTAGTTCACCGAGGCAGCCGGTAAAACCCCTCTCTTTGAaaaggtgggtttttttccccttaaattaATAATCCGCTCTCCTGATTCTGCAATGCTTAATGTATGTGACATCTCAAACGGCACTTCCATGACAGCCCGCCGCGATATCCAACACAAAATTAAGACTTCACAGCAGGACCTCACAGATGGAGAAAGCGCTTATCACGGCTACGTAAATATCATCAATAATTAGAAAGTAGGAGAGATGGAACGCAGAAAATTAAAAGCAACGTGATGCGGTTGTAACTTAAAAGTTCACTTTTCCCTCGGCTGCCCCTAGGTAAGTGTTTTTgttgtcctcccccgggcctattTGTCACGATGGGATCCTGGATGGATAATTCTAATTTAAGTCTCGTAAACAATGATGATGAATGATAAACAGGACCGGAGTTTACATAATAATGGGTTATGGTTGACACTTGAGAGAGGCCTCTCGTTCCCTCTCCCCTAACCTTAACCTTCAACGGGATTCCACAGAAGAAATCAGAAGAAGTAGAGGAAAAAGCCAGGAACTGACAGCCCCCTTTCTCACGGGACCTATCAGTATCCGTATCCACGCAACCTGCCTCCCTcggcttttcctccctcccggATCTTGGAGATTTCACACTTGATATTGGAAGCGACTACTATGTAACGCCCTTTACTGATTCCCTAATTCGTACAgattgggatggggggggggggggggaaggaataatgaagcagctcggctcagtggaaagagcacggccttgggagtcagaggtcatgggttcttatcccggctcctccactgatcagctgtgtgacttggggccagtcacttaacttctctgtgcctcagaggcctcatctggaaaatgggcattaagcctgtgagccccacgttgggcaagttatttcacttctctgtgccccagtgacctcatcggtacaatggggattaaagctgtgagtcctgatcaccctgtaacctcgccagcgcttagaacagtgctttgcacatagtaagcacttaacaaataccatcattattattagtattattatgtgggacaacctgattaccttatatctcccccagcgcttagaacagtgcgtggcacatagtaagcgcttaacaaataccatcatcatcatcaatcgtatttattgagcgctatgtgcagagcactgtacgcacataataataataccaacattattattattattataatgaagaaATGGATCTCGgaggagagtaatcaatcaatcgtatttattgagcgcttactgcatgcagagcactgtactaagcgcttgggaagcacaagttggcaacatagagagacagtccctacccaacagtgggctcacagcctaaaaacctgatcaccttgtaaatcgccagcgcttaggacagtgctttgcacatagtaagcgcttaacaaataccatcattattattattacgtgggacaacctgatcaccttgtatctcccccggtgcttagaacagtacgtggcacatagtaagcgcttaacaaataccaacattattattattataatgaagacaaataccaacattattatacctcatctgtaaaatggggattgactgtgagccccccgtggggcaacctgatcaccttgtatcccccccagcgcttagaacagtgctttgcacatagtaagcgcttaataaatgccattgttattattataatgaagaaATGGATCTCGGAGgagagggtaatcaatcaatcgtatttattgagcgcttactgcgtgcagagcactgtactaagcgcttgggaagtacaagttggcaacatatagagacagtccctacccaacagtgggctcacagcctaaaaacctgatcaccttgtaacctcaccagcgcttagaacagtgctttgcacatagtaagcgcttaacaaataccaccattattagtattatgtgggacaacctgattaccttgtatctcccccggcgcttagaacagtacgtggcacatagtaagcgcttaacaaataccattattatgatgattactatcaatcaatcaatcgtatttattgagcgcttactgtgtgcagagcactgtactaagcgcttgggaagtccaagttggcaacatagagagacagtacctacccgaCAAGGGACCCTCGGTTGCAAACTTTTGCAaacaccccccttttagaccgtgagcccactgttaggtagggactgtctatgttgccaacttgtacttcccaagcgcttagtacaaccaatcgatcaatcgtctttattgagcgcttactgtgtgcagagcactgtactaagcgcttgggaagtacaagttggcaacacagagagacagtccctacccgacgaggGACCCTCGGTTGCAAACTTTTGCAAgcgccccccttttagactgtgagcccactgttaggtagggactgtctatgttgccaacttggacttcccaagcgcttagtacaatcaatcgatcaaccgtatttattgagcgcttactgtgtgcagagcactggactaagcgcttgggaagtccaagttggcaacatatcatcaccaatcgtacttattgagagctgtgtgcacagcactggactaagcgcttaggaagtccaagttggcaacatatcctcaatcgtacttactgagcgcttactgtgtgcagagcactggactaagcgcttgggaagtccaagctggcaccatatcatcctcaatcgtacttactgagcgcttactgtgtgcagagcactgtaccaagcgcttgggaagtccaagttggcaacacatcatcatcaatcgcacttaatgagcgcttactgtgtgcagagcactggactaagcgcttgggaagtccaagttggcaacacatcatcatcaatcgcacttaatgagcgcttactgtgtgcagagcactggactaagcgtttagaaagtccaagttggcaacaaatcatcatcaatcgtgcttactgtgtgcagagcaccggactaagcgcttgggaagtccaaggtggcaacatatcatcctcaatcgtacttactgagcgcttactgtgtgcagagcactggactaaacgctcgggaagtccaagctggcaacatagggagacagtccctacccaacagcgggctcacagtccaaaaggggggagacggagaacaaaaccaaacacacgaaaacacagtgctctgcacacagtaagcgctccacacgactgattgattgcgcgCGCGCTCGACAAATGCGACTGATGGGTTGAtcgcgcgcacagtaagcgctcaatacaactgattgcgaacacagtaagcgctcaatacgactgactgattgactgcaaaCAGTTCG
Protein-coding sequences here:
- the NR3C2 gene encoding mineralocorticoid receptor encodes the protein METKGYHTFSEGLDMERRWGEVSQSVEHSSVGSGERTDESNYMEIVNVSCVSGAFPNNSTQGNGKEKHELLPCLQQDNNPPGILTSDIKTELESKELSATVAESMGLYMDSIRDADYAYDQHNQQGSISPSKIYQNVEQLVKFYKENGHRPSALNSSNRPLRSFLSDPGNSVNGGGLRPMVKSPITCPEKNPAVCSPQNMTSSVCSPAGINSVSSTTASYGSFTVHSPVSQGTPLHCSPNVENKGSISHSPAHASNVGSPLSSPISSMKSPISSPPSHCSVKSPVSSPNNITMRSSVSSPANINNSRCSLSSPSNTNNRSTLSSPAVSTVGSSLCSPANNALSFPASGTPAGSSTTLDAVPSPETNEKGAQEVTFPKTEDIDSDVSNSGVAGQLNLVQYIKPEPDGAFSSSCLGGNTKINSDSPFSVPIKQESTKHSCSGTPFKGNQTINPFPFMDGSYFSFMDDKDYYSLSGILGPPVSSFDGNCEGGGFPNPGLPMGIKQELDDGSYYQENGMPSSAIVGVNSGGQSFHYRIGAQGTISLSRPVTRDQSFQHLSSFPPVNTLVESWKSHTDLSSRRNEGYPVLEYIPENVSSSSLRSVSTGSSRPSKVCLVCGDEASGCHYGVVTCGSCKVFFKRAVEGQHNYLCAGRNDCIIDKIRRKNCPACRLQKCLQAGMNLGARKSKKLGKLKGIHEDHQQQQPPAPSAPQSPEEGTTYIAPVKEPSVNSALVPQITAISPALTPSPTMVLGSIEPEVVYAGYDGSKPDTAENLLSTLNRLAGKQMIQVVKWAKILPGFKNLPLEDQITLIQYSWMCLSSFALSWRSYKHTNSQFLYFAPDLVFNEEKMRLSAMYELCQGMHQISLQFVRLQLTFEEYTIMKVLLLLSTVPKDGLRSQAAFDEMRTNYIKELRKMVTKCPNNSGQSWQRFYQLTKLLDSMHDLVNDLLEFCFYTFRESQALKVEFPAMLVEIISDQLPKVESGNAKPLYFHRK